Proteins encoded together in one Quercus lobata isolate SW786 chromosome 3, ValleyOak3.0 Primary Assembly, whole genome shotgun sequence window:
- the LOC115980674 gene encoding uncharacterized protein LOC115980674 — translation MAREKGKTPNIEEFEQAREATPPGPMITLGWNCRGLGNPWSVQVLRELMQRWKPKIVFLMETKMKKYQMEKEKFKIGLLNGLIVPSVGRSVDLAMLWSRDIKVEIQGYSGSRIDAFVTNSESGFQWRITGFYGNPKTHQRKESWDLLKSLSQKYQLPWLCFGDFNEIVSVEEKLGGVQRSQKQMDEFREAIHHCRFKDLGYYGPEFTWCNMQEDESRLYLRLDRALATPEWVDHYKNIKVHHLMESTSDHCALLISDDIFVQKHSNQRRFQFEAMWARREECKNIIQEVWDGSQELNSPSGIAARLSHCAKNLSRWNKMVFGQIPKQIQKKREILSTLVCRDKDGSLGSEINVIRKEINELLDSEEIMCHQRSKVQWLGLGDRNTKYFHTKASDRRRRNTINSIMDENGNWHESIDGIVEVVVSYFKNLYSTSYPTHILEVLDTIPTKVTEDMNQRLIQEFTREEVEAALKQMHPTKAQVRMYYSFVGLRQGDPISPYIFLLCTDGFSSLINNAAMNQRISGVSICRGCPKITHLFFADDSLLFCKANSQECQTLIDVLQLYEAASGQKINADKSSVFFNSNTPNDRRCEVLNMLGPMQDTQHKKYLGLPSIIDIAMKLVELGTSCDLEVFFRAAWAIWYNRNKIVHETSSQHPDQIWCFAEKYIREFKSASIICSQGSAKTDGKWIAPPPGYVKINVDGATSKNEKNSSVGVVIRDVDGNVLAACCKYL, via the exons ATGGcaagggaaaaaggaaagacTCCAAATATTGAGGAGTTTGAGCAAGCCCGAGAGgcaa CACCGCCTGGACCAATGATTACTTTGGGAtggaactgtcgggggcttgggaacccctGGTCAGTTCAAGTGTTGCGCGAACTCATGCAACGTTGGAAGCCCAAAATTGTCTTCCTGATGGagacaaaaatgaagaaatatcagatggaaaaagagaaatttaaaattGGTTTGTTGAACGGTCTAATTGTTCCTAGTGTGGGGAGGAGTGTGGATTTAGCCATGTTATGGAGTAGAGACATAAAAGTGGAAATTCAAGGCTATTCAGGGAGTCGCATTGATGCATTTGTGACTAATTCAGAATCTGGTTTTCAATGGCGCATTACGGGTTTTTATGGAAATCCTAAAACTCATCAAAGAAAGGAGTCGTGGGATCTATTGAAAAGCCTTAGCCAAAAGTATCAATTGCCTTGGCTATGctttggtgattttaatgaaattgtgtCAGTGGAAGAGAAATTGGGTGGGGTGCAAAGATCTCAAAAACAAATGGATGAGTTTAGAGAGGCAATACACCATTGTAGGTTTAAGGATCTAGGTTACTATGGTCCTGAATTCACCTGGTGTAATATGCAGGAGGATGAGAGTAGATTGTATTTAAGGTTGGATCGTGCTTTGGCTACTCCTGAGTGGGTTGAtcattacaaaaatataaaagtgcATCATTTGATGGAATCCACATCTGACCATTGTGCTTTGCTTATAtctgatgatatttttgttcAGAAGCATTCCAATCAACGTAGATTTCAATTTGAAGCGATGTGGGCAAGAAGGGAGGAATgcaaaaatatcatccaagaaGTCTGGGATGGCAGCCAAGAATTAAATTCTCCTAGTGGGATAGCTGCTAGATTGAGTCATTGTGCTAAAAACCTCTCTAGATGGAACAAAATGGTGTTTGGGCAAATTCCTAAGCAAATTCAAAAGAAGAGGGAGATTCTCAGTACTCTTGTCTGTAGAGATAAAGATGGCAGCTTAGGAAGTGAGATTAATGTGATAAGAAAGGAGATTAATGAACTATTGGATAGTGAAGAAATTATGTGTCATCAGAGATCAAAGGTGCAATGGTTAGGCCTTGGAGATCGAAATACGAAATACTTCCACACCAAGGCTTCAGATAGGAGAAGGAGGAATACTATCAACAGTATTATGGATGAAAATGGGAATTGGCATGAGTCTATTGATGGGATTGTAGAAGTGGTTGTGTCATATTTCAAGAATCTATATTCTACTTCTTATCCAACTCACATCTTGGAAGTCCTTGATACTATCCCAACTAAAGTCACTGAAGATATGAATCAGCGCCTTATTCAAGAGTTCACAAGGGAGGAAGTAGAGGCAGCTCTAAAACAGATGCACCCAACAAAAGCCCAGGTCCGGATG TATTACTCCTTCGTGGGTCTCCGTCAAGGAGATCCAATTTCACCTTATATTTTTCTGTTGTGCACAGATGGTTTTTCCTCTCTTATTAATAATGCTGCCATGAATCAAAGAATTAGTGGAGTATCAATATGTAGAGGCTGTCCCAAGATCACTCATCtgttttttgcagatgacagcCTATTATTTTGTAAGGCAAATAGTCAAGAATGCCAAACTCTCATTGATGTGCTCCAGCTATATGAGGCTGCATCGGGTCAGAAAATTAATGCAGATAAATCTTCAGTCTTTTTCAACAGCAATACCCCGAATGATAGAAGATGTGAAGTGCTGAATATGTTGGGTCCAATGCAGGATACCCAACACAAAAAATACCTTGGCCTACCCTCAATCATTG ATATAGCTATGAAACTTGTTGAATTGGGTACTTCCTGTGACTTGGAGGTTTTCTTTAGGGCTGCTTGGGCAATATGGTATAATAGGAATAAAATTGTGCATGAGACCTCAAGTCAACATCCGGACCAGATTTGGTGTTTTGCTGAAAAATATATTCGTGAGTTCAAAAGCGCCTCAATAATTTGCTCTCAAGGCTCTGCTAAGACAGATGGGAAGTGGATTGCACCTCCACCAGGTTATGTTAAGATTAATGTAGATGGTGCCAcatctaaaaatgaaaagaactcAAGTGTGGGGGTAGTTATAAGGGATGTAGATGGTAATGTTCTTGCTGCTTGTTGTAAATATCTTTAG